One Cydia amplana chromosome 18, ilCydAmpl1.1, whole genome shotgun sequence DNA segment encodes these proteins:
- the LOC134656330 gene encoding very-long-chain (3R)-3-hydroxyacyl-CoA dehydratase isoform X1, translated as MVIPSPFVYWAQTEKEVSLKIDLKNVVKPDVNVLESKIKFSADGIGAHGKTLYEFSLDLFSPIKSIESDSEYPTTVRIFDNRVEVILVKEKPSWWPRLTAQPQKPAWVKINFDLWTTEDGLDSEEETRDVMKDYPGMYDKLQKEEFGYRKEDYKKVYLILYNLFQFVGFSYVLAVMTVRYMKLEGLSIADTYEHVGPAMKFLQLMQYLEVMHPMFGYTKGGVLVPFLQVSGRAMVLFAMIEAEPRMQTKPVVFYLFIVWSLIEVVRYPYYITQLYKKEIYILTWLRYTMWIPLYPIGVVCEAIVLIRNIPYFEETQKFTISLPNAWNFAFHMPTALRVYLLLLMCPGLYFVMSHMHKLRTVKLKPKVVIKKTK; from the exons ATGGTGATACCCAGCCCGTTCGTCTATTGGGCGCAAACAGAGAAAGAGGTTTCCTTAAAGATCGACTTGAAAAATGTTGTAAAACCCGATGTGAATGTTTTGGAAAGCAAGATTAAGTTCTCCGCCGACGGCATAGGTGCTCATGGCAAAACACTTTACGAGTTTAGTTTAGACTTGTTCTCTCCCATAAAATCG ATTGAATCTGACAGCGAGTACCCAACGACGGTGCGCATATTCGACAACCGCGTGGAAGTGATTCTGGTGAAGGAGAAACCATCATGGTGGCCCCGTCTGACAGCACAACCACAAAAGCCGGCTTGGGTGAAG ATAAACTTCGACCTTTGGACCACAGAGGATGGATTGGACAGTGAGGAAGAGACCCGGGACGTCATGAAGGACTACCCCGGGATGTATGATAAGCTGCAAAAAGAGGAATTTGGCTATAGGAAAG AAGACTACAAGAAAGTTTACCTCATCCTCTACAACCTGTTCCAATTCGTGGGCTTCTCCTACGTACTAGCGGTCATGACGGTCCGCTACATGAAGCTAGAGGGACTCTCAATCGCCGACACTTACGAGCATGTGGGGCCCGCCATGAAGTTCCTACAACTCATGCAGTACCTAGAAGTCATGCATCCCATGTTCGGATATACTAAG GGAGGCGTTTTAGTCCCCTTCCTCCAAGTGAGTGGCCGCGCCATGGTCCTGTTCGCCATGATCGAAGCAGAGCCTCGCATGCAGACGAAACCCGTCGTTTTCTACCTGTTCATAGTATGGAGTCTTATAGAGGTTGTCAG GTATCCATACTACATCACCCAACTCTACAAAAAAGAGATATACATCCTCACCTGGCTCCGATACACCATGTGGATCCCTCTCTACCCCATAGGGGTCGTTTGCGAAGCCATTGTGCTCATCAGAAACATACCTTACTTCGAGGAAACTCAAAAATTCACCATATCTTTACCCAACGCTTGGAACTTTGCTTTCCATATGCCAACTGCCTTAAGAGTATATTTGTTACTGCTCATGTGTCCTGGCTTATACTTCGTTATGAGCCATATGCATAAGCTAAGAACCGTCAAGCTGAAACCTAAAGTAGTTATTAAGAAGACTAAATAG
- the LOC134656330 gene encoding very-long-chain (3R)-3-hydroxyacyl-CoA dehydratase isoform X2 produces the protein MVIPSPFVYWAQTEKEVSLKIDLKNVVKPDVNVLESKIKFSADGIGAHGKTLYEFSLDLFSPIKSIESDSEYPTTVRIFDNRVEVILVKEKPSWWPRLTAQPQKPAWVKINFDLWTTEDGLDSEEETRDVMKDYPGMYDKLQKEEFGYRKDYKKVYLILYNLFQFVGFSYVLAVMTVRYMKLEGLSIADTYEHVGPAMKFLQLMQYLEVMHPMFGYTKGGVLVPFLQVSGRAMVLFAMIEAEPRMQTKPVVFYLFIVWSLIEVVRYPYYITQLYKKEIYILTWLRYTMWIPLYPIGVVCEAIVLIRNIPYFEETQKFTISLPNAWNFAFHMPTALRVYLLLLMCPGLYFVMSHMHKLRTVKLKPKVVIKKTK, from the exons ATGGTGATACCCAGCCCGTTCGTCTATTGGGCGCAAACAGAGAAAGAGGTTTCCTTAAAGATCGACTTGAAAAATGTTGTAAAACCCGATGTGAATGTTTTGGAAAGCAAGATTAAGTTCTCCGCCGACGGCATAGGTGCTCATGGCAAAACACTTTACGAGTTTAGTTTAGACTTGTTCTCTCCCATAAAATCG ATTGAATCTGACAGCGAGTACCCAACGACGGTGCGCATATTCGACAACCGCGTGGAAGTGATTCTGGTGAAGGAGAAACCATCATGGTGGCCCCGTCTGACAGCACAACCACAAAAGCCGGCTTGGGTGAAG ATAAACTTCGACCTTTGGACCACAGAGGATGGATTGGACAGTGAGGAAGAGACCCGGGACGTCATGAAGGACTACCCCGGGATGTATGATAAGCTGCAAAAAGAGGAATTTGGCTATAGGAAAG ACTACAAGAAAGTTTACCTCATCCTCTACAACCTGTTCCAATTCGTGGGCTTCTCCTACGTACTAGCGGTCATGACGGTCCGCTACATGAAGCTAGAGGGACTCTCAATCGCCGACACTTACGAGCATGTGGGGCCCGCCATGAAGTTCCTACAACTCATGCAGTACCTAGAAGTCATGCATCCCATGTTCGGATATACTAAG GGAGGCGTTTTAGTCCCCTTCCTCCAAGTGAGTGGCCGCGCCATGGTCCTGTTCGCCATGATCGAAGCAGAGCCTCGCATGCAGACGAAACCCGTCGTTTTCTACCTGTTCATAGTATGGAGTCTTATAGAGGTTGTCAG GTATCCATACTACATCACCCAACTCTACAAAAAAGAGATATACATCCTCACCTGGCTCCGATACACCATGTGGATCCCTCTCTACCCCATAGGGGTCGTTTGCGAAGCCATTGTGCTCATCAGAAACATACCTTACTTCGAGGAAACTCAAAAATTCACCATATCTTTACCCAACGCTTGGAACTTTGCTTTCCATATGCCAACTGCCTTAAGAGTATATTTGTTACTGCTCATGTGTCCTGGCTTATACTTCGTTATGAGCCATATGCATAAGCTAAGAACCGTCAAGCTGAAACCTAAAGTAGTTATTAAGAAGACTAAATAG
- the LOC134656508 gene encoding NADH dehydrogenase [ubiquinone] 1 alpha subcomplex subunit 13, whose product MSCSAVARKQDLPPPGGYKPIPFKRIPAKQFFSGYAMFAGYIGMTTGACYLYYLNYKQVKKHEIEMRSAKMAVYPMLLAERDREYLKQLRRNRDAEAELMKDVPGWEVGTYYGEKVYKLLPPDTLVEPIFHEYYAHTDPIAWYQRAYIKLVS is encoded by the exons ATGTCCTGCAGTGCAGTGGCCAGGAAACAGGATCTGCCTCCTCCAGGGGGCTATAAGCCCATCCCGTTCAAGAGGATCCCGGCTAAGCAATTCTTCAGCG GATATGCTATGTTTGCTGGCTACATCGGCATGACCACCGGCGCCTGTTACCTGTACTACCTGAACTATAAACAGGTGAAGAAGCATGAGATCGAGATGCGCTCAGCCAAGATGGCTGTCTACCCCATGTTGCTTGCCGAGCGGGACCGCGAGTACTTGAAACAGCTGCGGAGGAACAGGGACGCTGAGGCCGAACTGATGAAGGATGTGCCTGGATGGGAG GTCGGCACCTACTACGGCGAGAAGGTATACAAGCTTCTGCCCCCGGACACGCTCGTGGAGCCGATCTTCCATGAGTACTACGCCCACACTGATCCCATCGCGTGGTACCAGCGCGCCTACATCAAGCTAGTCAGCTAA
- the LOC134656307 gene encoding uncharacterized protein LOC134656307, with translation MDAVEPSSIDTEAQADIPEPDVEDTSLKIRPLERIKLHPKVPPEPSAYGKGKSYSRPWILQDGREAPAKGSEMRNQYKVPKKPPRTVGIRKQMLKDFFWEQMLEEVVDELKMTTPVTEYCTEYDANYVKDDFEPRNLEIPLDKNMHLKYPLYGTGSSAVTFYSETTQKTGPGEILEKFRRCQYFTKPMEERLDDGWVL, from the exons ATGGATGCTGTAGAACCAAGCAGCATTGACACCGAAGCTCAAGCTGATATCCCAGAGCCTGATGTCGAGGACACATCATTAAAAATAAGACCCCTTGAACGTATCAAGTTACACCCGAAAGTTCCCCCAGAACCATCTGCTTATGGAAAAGGAAAGAGTTACAGTCGTCCATGGATTCTGCAGGATGGCAGGGAAGCGCCTGCTAAAGGCAGCGAAATGAGAAACCAATATAAAGTTCCAAAAAAACCTCCACGTACTGTAG GTATTCGGAAGCAAATGTTAAAAGACTTTTTCTGGGAgcaaatgttagaggaagtggTAGACGAATTGAAAATGACTACTCCTGTCACCGAGTACTGCACCGAATACGATGCCAACTATGTGAAGGATGATTTCGAGCCTCGCAACTTAGAAATCCCTCTGGACAAAAAC ATGCACCTAAAGTATCCCTTATATGGAACCGGGTCTAGTGCTGTTACTTTTTACAGTGAGACTACCCAGAAGACCGGGccg GGTGAAATTCTGGAAAAGTTCCGAAGATGCCAGTATTTTACCAAGCCCATGGAAGAGAGATTGGACGATGGTTGGGTATTGTAG
- the LOC134656626 gene encoding V-type proton ATPase subunit D-like: MSMNTTDRYPATASQFMLREIKRQQELVNRGYQLLKRKAEALRLKGRQTASDLSVTQAVLGHTLKEAYISLAAVKFTNGESNALVLENIEEAQIRVKRIPENISGVSTVTLHAIEELGASDALRYAGLGAGGHRTGEAKRAFRAAVHILIKFASLRNTCILLDNAIRSTLRKVNGIEKVIMPKLSNTMKYIQVELAEREREEMHRLKMVKAKKIRAKALAAMRLEDSQNGDSGAGGESGEIGRPIYYYYYRVYLRSAARIRSLECLTSIICACRSLPSTDSVENCSKPVCQPAEWDDEDLVF, from the exons ATGAGCATGAACACAACGGACCGGTACCCGGCCACGGCGTCGCAGTTCATGTTACGTGAGATCAAACGGCAACAGGAGCTGGTCAACCGAGGGTATCAGCTCCTGAAGCGGAAGGCCGAAGCTCTGCGGCTTAAAG GTCGACAGACGGCGTCCGACTTATCAGTGACGCAAGCGGTTCTGGGCCATACTCTTAAAGAGGCCTACATATCGTTGGCAGCGGTGAAGTTCACTAATGGAGAGTCCAATGCATTGGTGCTTGAAAACATTGAGGAG GCACAAATCCGTGTCAAACGCATACCGGAAAACATCTCCGGGGTCTCAACCGTGACCCTCCACGCTATCGAAGAGCTGGGGGCCAGCGACGCCCTCCGCTACGCAGGCCTGGGGGCCGGCGGGCACCGCACCGGCGAGGCCAAGAGGGCCTTTCGCGCGGCCGTTCATATTCTGATCAAGTTCGCGTCGCTGCGCAACACTTGTATTCTGTTGGATAATGCGATTAGATCGACGCTGAG AAAAGTTAACGGCATAGAGAAGGTCATTATGCCTAAGCTATCGAACACAATGAAATACATTCAAGTGGAACTAGCGGAGCGG GAAAGAGAGGAGATGCACAGGCTGAAGATGGTGAAGGCAAAGAAGATTCGAGCCAAGGCTCTGGCAGCAATGCGTCTCGAAGATTCCCAAAATGGAGACAGCGGTGCAGGCGGTGAAAGCGGTGAAATTGGTAGGCCGATTTATTATTA Ctactatagagtct ATCTCCGTTCTGCAGCCCGTATCCGCTCTCTCGAATGTCTCACGAGCATAATCTGCGCCTGCAGGTCGCTGCCCTCCACAGACTCCGTCGAAAACTGCTCCAAGCCCGTCTGCCAGCCCGCGGAATGGGACGATGAGGATCTCGTCTTTTAA